A DNA window from Methylobacterium sp. NMS14P contains the following coding sequences:
- a CDS encoding 3-hydroxyacyl-CoA dehydrogenase, giving the protein MTESVAIVGAGLIGRAWAMIFARAGWGVRLFDAAAGVAEAAVPLCAEGLRTLAANGLCPDPEGAARRIRAAGNLADALDGVAFVQENGPERLDVKQSLFAELDALAPPDAVIASSSSAIRCSLFTEGLPGRSRCLIGHPVNPPHLIPLVEISGAPWTDAAVLDRARITYEAIGQVPITVLKEIEGFILNRLQGALLAEAFRLASEGYVTPQDLDKTVSDGLGLRWSFMGPFETIELNAPGGIADYCARYTGFYKNLAADPAPPSVYEAPATEAILANWQAPADLPARMNRRDARLAALRAHKASQKD; this is encoded by the coding sequence ATGACCGAGTCCGTCGCGATCGTCGGCGCCGGCCTGATCGGCCGGGCCTGGGCGATGATCTTCGCCCGCGCCGGGTGGGGCGTGCGCCTGTTCGATGCCGCCGCAGGCGTCGCCGAGGCCGCGGTGCCGCTCTGCGCCGAGGGCCTGCGGACCCTCGCGGCCAACGGCCTCTGCCCCGACCCGGAAGGTGCCGCGCGCCGCATCCGCGCCGCCGGGAACCTCGCCGACGCCCTCGACGGGGTCGCGTTCGTGCAGGAGAACGGCCCGGAGCGACTCGACGTGAAGCAGAGCCTGTTCGCCGAGCTCGACGCTCTGGCGCCGCCGGACGCGGTGATCGCCTCCTCGTCGTCGGCGATCCGCTGCTCGCTGTTCACCGAGGGCCTGCCCGGCCGTTCGCGCTGCCTGATCGGCCATCCGGTCAACCCGCCGCACCTGATCCCGCTGGTCGAGATTTCCGGTGCGCCGTGGACGGACGCCGCGGTGCTGGACCGCGCCCGGATCACGTACGAAGCGATCGGCCAGGTGCCGATCACCGTGCTGAAGGAGATCGAGGGCTTCATCCTCAATCGACTCCAGGGCGCTCTCCTGGCGGAAGCGTTCCGCCTCGCCTCGGAGGGCTACGTGACCCCGCAGGATCTCGATAAGACCGTCTCGGACGGGTTGGGCCTGCGCTGGAGCTTCATGGGACCGTTCGAGACCATCGAGCTGAACGCACCCGGCGGTATCGCCGATTACTGCGCGCGCTATACCGGCTTCTACAAGAACCTCGCCGCCGATCCGGCACCGCCGAGCGTTTACGAGGCGCCGGCCACCGAGGCGATCCTGGCGAACTGGCAGGCGCCCGCCGACCTCCCCGCCCGCATGAACCGCCGCGACGCGCGGCTCGCGGCCCTCCGGGCCCACAAGGCTTCACAGAAGGACTGA
- a CDS encoding branched-chain amino acid ABC transporter ATP-binding protein/permease: MSGTAEPLPLALPQRGLILRESRQLWAALAALIVLPFALDAIGLTLITATDVVIFALAVLGLNILVGWTGLTSFGHGAWFGIGAYAVAILQTRLFPGDMALPLLGALAITGLAALVAGGLILRRRGVYFSLLTLAFTAMLYAIAFRWTDLTGGENGIGNLHRWAALQEPGAYYAAVSGIAFVVLFGLWRFRRSPMGSVLVAIRENEQRAGFLGYATNRYKLAAFVISATITGLAGALSAYSHRFTSADPISIAFSGELLAMVVIGGMRSFLGPALGALFYILFREFLSIYTADWLLYFGLLFVAFIVFSPDGLVGIAARLLKPFRRVPAEGAAMSARRAGASGRVPARFIAEGRTDGPVLVADDIKKHFGPVAAVRGVSFAVADRTLHALIGPNGAGKTTAFNLLSGMFRPSAGSIRLDGHEIAGLEPHAITRAGLGRSFQITNLFPGLSVEENVRLAVQARHKAHFSPWRDALAIREIADDTAELLRWTGLSGIERAEAGSLSYGGQRLLDMGLALATRPRVLLLDEPLAGLAAAERERVGDLIKALSADIPVLLVEHDIDRVFRLADRVTVMADGAVLVDGSVADARDDARVQAVYLGSGTAAIAAKPRASAAEAETLLAMEGVDTFYGKSHILNGVNLAVRRGEVVALLGRNGAGKSTLLKTLIGTAPPAAGRIVLGGKDIAGLSPDRIARLGIGYVPQGRALFAGMSVAENLGLGRLRRLTGAGIHWDEDRVLEFFPRLKERWTVDAARLSGGEQQMVAVARALSGDTRLLLLDEPFEGLSPAVTEELFEAFDRLRREIAIILVDHHLDLALALSDRTVALERGSVQWTGESRLLREDQELRRKVLWL, from the coding sequence ATGTCCGGAACCGCCGAGCCGCTGCCGCTCGCCCTGCCGCAGCGCGGCCTGATCCTGCGCGAGAGCCGCCAGCTCTGGGCGGCACTCGCCGCCTTGATCGTCCTGCCCTTCGCCCTCGACGCGATCGGCCTGACCCTGATCACCGCCACCGACGTGGTGATCTTCGCCCTCGCGGTGCTGGGCCTCAACATCCTGGTCGGCTGGACCGGGCTGACCTCGTTCGGGCACGGGGCCTGGTTCGGGATCGGCGCCTACGCGGTGGCGATCCTCCAGACCCGGCTGTTCCCCGGCGACATGGCGCTGCCGCTGCTGGGGGCGCTGGCGATCACCGGGCTGGCCGCCCTCGTGGCCGGCGGCCTGATCCTGCGGCGGCGCGGGGTCTACTTCTCGCTCCTGACGCTCGCCTTCACGGCGATGCTCTACGCCATCGCGTTCCGCTGGACGGACCTCACCGGCGGCGAGAACGGCATCGGCAACCTGCACCGCTGGGCGGCGCTGCAGGAGCCCGGCGCCTACTACGCTGCCGTCTCTGGCATCGCCTTCGTGGTGCTGTTCGGGCTCTGGCGCTTCCGCCGCTCGCCGATGGGGTCCGTCCTGGTGGCGATCCGCGAGAACGAGCAGCGCGCCGGCTTTCTCGGCTACGCCACCAACCGCTACAAGCTCGCGGCCTTCGTGATCTCGGCAACGATCACCGGCCTCGCCGGGGCGCTCTCGGCCTACAGCCACCGCTTCACCTCGGCCGACCCGATCTCCATCGCCTTCTCGGGCGAGCTGCTCGCCATGGTGGTGATCGGCGGGATGCGCTCGTTCCTCGGGCCGGCGCTCGGCGCCCTGTTCTACATCCTGTTCCGCGAGTTCCTGTCGATCTACACGGCCGACTGGCTGCTGTATTTCGGCCTGCTGTTCGTCGCCTTCATCGTGTTCTCGCCGGACGGGCTCGTCGGCATCGCGGCGCGGCTCCTGAAGCCGTTCCGGCGCGTGCCTGCCGAGGGCGCGGCCATGTCGGCCCGCCGCGCCGGCGCCTCGGGCCGCGTCCCGGCCCGGTTCATCGCGGAGGGCCGCACCGACGGGCCGGTGCTGGTCGCCGACGACATCAAGAAGCACTTCGGCCCCGTCGCGGCGGTGCGCGGCGTGTCGTTCGCGGTGGCCGACCGGACGCTCCACGCCCTGATCGGCCCGAACGGCGCCGGCAAGACCACGGCCTTCAACCTGCTCTCCGGCATGTTCAGGCCGAGCGCGGGCAGCATCCGCCTCGACGGCCACGAGATCGCCGGGCTGGAGCCGCACGCGATCACCCGGGCCGGTCTCGGCCGCTCGTTCCAGATCACCAACCTGTTCCCCGGCCTTTCGGTAGAGGAGAACGTCCGCCTCGCCGTCCAGGCGCGGCACAAGGCGCATTTCAGCCCCTGGCGGGACGCGCTGGCGATCCGCGAGATCGCCGACGACACGGCCGAGCTGCTGCGCTGGACCGGCCTGTCCGGCATCGAGCGGGCGGAGGCCGGCAGCCTGTCCTACGGCGGCCAGCGCCTGCTCGACATGGGTCTGGCACTGGCCACGCGGCCCCGAGTCCTGCTCCTCGACGAGCCGCTCGCCGGGCTCGCGGCGGCCGAGCGCGAGCGGGTCGGCGACCTGATCAAGGCGCTCTCGGCCGACATCCCGGTGCTGCTGGTCGAGCACGACATCGACCGCGTGTTCCGCCTCGCCGACCGCGTCACCGTGATGGCCGACGGCGCCGTGCTGGTCGACGGCTCGGTGGCGGATGCGCGCGACGACGCGCGCGTGCAGGCCGTCTATCTCGGCTCGGGCACGGCCGCGATCGCCGCGAAGCCGCGCGCCAGCGCGGCCGAGGCCGAGACGCTGCTGGCCATGGAGGGCGTCGACACCTTCTATGGCAAGTCGCACATCCTCAACGGCGTGAACCTCGCGGTGCGCCGGGGCGAGGTCGTGGCCCTGCTCGGCCGAAACGGCGCCGGCAAGTCGACGCTGCTCAAGACGCTGATCGGCACCGCGCCGCCGGCCGCCGGCCGCATCGTGCTCGGCGGCAAGGACATCGCCGGCCTGTCGCCGGACCGGATCGCCCGGCTCGGCATCGGCTACGTGCCGCAGGGCCGGGCGCTGTTCGCCGGGATGAGCGTCGCCGAGAATCTCGGCCTCGGTCGGCTTCGGCGGCTCACCGGCGCCGGGATCCACTGGGACGAGGACAGGGTGCTGGAGTTCTTCCCCCGGCTGAAGGAGCGCTGGACCGTGGACGCCGCGCGCCTGTCCGGGGGCGAGCAGCAGATGGTGGCTGTGGCCCGCGCGCTCTCGGGGGACACGCGGCTCCTCCTCCTCGACGAGCCCTTCGAGGGCCTGTCGCCGGCCGTGACCGAGGAGCTGTTCGAGGCCTTCGACCGCCTGCGCCGCGAGATCGCGATCATCCTGGTGGACCATCACCTCGACCTCGCCCTCGCGCTCTCAGACCGCACCGTCGCGCTTGAGCGCGGCAGCGTGCAGTGGACCGGTGAATCGCGCCTGCTGCGCGAGGATCAGGAGTTGCGGCGGAAGGTGCTGTGGCTGTGA
- a CDS encoding IlvD/Edd family dehydratase, whose product MSDKRRITPADLRSKAWFDNPHNPGMTALYLERYLNYGLTPEELRSGKPLIGIAQTGSDLSPCNRHHVELAKRVREGITAAGGVAFEFPCHPIQETGKRPTASLDRNLAYLSLVEVLYGYPLDGVVLLTGCDKTMPACLMAAATVNIPAISLNVGPMLNGYFHKELTGSGTIVWKARERHAAGDIDFQQFMDIVGSSAPSTGHCNTMGTASTMNALAEALGFALPGSAAIPAPYRERGQAAYATGQRIVEMVWEDLKPSDILTREAFENAIVANAAIGGSTNAPIHINAIAKHIGVPLSCDDWERVGFEIPLLVDMQPAGRWLGEEYFRAGGLPAVFAELIEAGKVHEGALTCNGRTVGENYRGRHSWNRDVIRAYGEPLMERAGFLNLKGSLFDSAIMKTCVISEEFAARYLRNPNDPMAFEGRVIVFDGPEDYHVRIDDPTLDIDENTILIMRGAGPIGYPGAAEVVNMQPPGALIRRGVTSLPCIGDGRQSGTSGTPAILNASPEAAAGGGLALLQSGDRIRVDLNRRSADILLPAEELARRRADLAARGGYPYPATQTPWQEIYRDQVEQLDQGMVLKGAVKFQKVAQTSGVPRDNH is encoded by the coding sequence ATGAGCGACAAACGCCGGATCACGCCCGCCGACCTGCGCTCGAAGGCCTGGTTCGACAACCCGCACAACCCGGGCATGACCGCCCTCTACCTGGAGCGCTACCTCAATTACGGGCTGACGCCGGAGGAGCTGCGCTCGGGCAAGCCCCTGATCGGCATCGCCCAGACAGGGTCCGACCTGTCGCCCTGTAACCGCCACCACGTCGAGCTCGCCAAGCGGGTGCGGGAGGGGATCACGGCGGCCGGCGGCGTCGCCTTCGAGTTCCCGTGCCACCCGATCCAGGAGACGGGGAAGCGGCCGACCGCGTCGCTCGACCGGAACCTCGCCTACCTGTCCCTGGTGGAGGTGCTGTACGGCTACCCGCTCGACGGCGTCGTGCTGCTGACCGGTTGCGACAAGACCATGCCGGCCTGCCTGATGGCGGCGGCCACGGTCAACATCCCGGCGATCTCGCTGAACGTCGGGCCGATGCTCAACGGTTACTTCCACAAGGAGCTGACCGGCTCGGGCACGATCGTCTGGAAGGCGCGCGAGCGGCACGCGGCGGGCGACATCGATTTCCAGCAATTCATGGACATCGTCGGGTCGTCGGCGCCGTCGACGGGCCATTGCAACACGATGGGCACGGCCTCGACGATGAACGCCCTCGCCGAGGCGCTGGGATTCGCCCTCCCCGGCTCGGCCGCGATCCCGGCGCCCTACCGCGAGCGCGGCCAGGCCGCCTACGCCACCGGGCAGCGGATCGTCGAGATGGTCTGGGAAGACCTGAAGCCTTCCGACATCCTCACCCGCGAGGCCTTCGAGAACGCCATCGTGGCCAATGCCGCCATCGGCGGGTCGACCAACGCGCCGATCCACATCAACGCCATCGCCAAGCATATCGGCGTGCCGCTGAGCTGCGATGACTGGGAGCGGGTCGGGTTCGAGATCCCTCTGTTGGTGGACATGCAGCCCGCCGGCCGCTGGCTCGGCGAGGAGTATTTTCGCGCGGGGGGCCTCCCGGCGGTCTTCGCCGAGCTCATCGAGGCCGGGAAGGTCCACGAGGGCGCGCTGACCTGCAACGGCCGCACCGTGGGCGAGAACTACCGCGGGCGGCACAGCTGGAACCGCGACGTGATCCGCGCCTACGGCGAGCCGCTGATGGAGCGCGCGGGCTTCCTGAACCTCAAGGGAAGCCTGTTCGACTCGGCGATCATGAAGACCTGCGTGATCTCCGAGGAGTTCGCCGCGCGCTACCTGCGCAATCCGAACGACCCGATGGCGTTCGAGGGCCGCGTGATCGTGTTCGACGGGCCGGAGGACTACCACGTGCGGATCGACGACCCGACGCTCGACATCGACGAGAACACCATCCTGATCATGCGTGGGGCCGGTCCGATCGGCTATCCTGGCGCCGCCGAGGTGGTGAACATGCAGCCGCCCGGCGCCCTGATCCGGCGCGGCGTGACCTCCCTGCCCTGCATCGGAGACGGCCGGCAATCCGGCACCTCCGGCACGCCCGCGATCTTGAACGCCTCACCCGAGGCGGCGGCGGGCGGCGGACTGGCCCTGCTGCAGTCCGGTGACCGCATCCGCGTCGACCTCAACCGCCGGAGCGCCGACATCCTGCTCCCGGCCGAGGAACTCGCCCGCCGGCGCGCGGATCTGGCGGCGCGCGGCGGTTATCCCTACCCGGCGACGCAGACGCCCTGGCAGGAGATCTACCGCGATCAGGTCGAGCAACTCGACCAGGGTATGGTGCTGAAGGGCGCGGTGAAGTTCCAGAAGGTCGCGCAGACCTCCGGAGTGCCGCGGGACAACCACTGA
- a CDS encoding ABC transporter substrate-binding protein: protein MTDRYGDSLSRRSLLRAGGAALLAPALASPALSQGQSDVIRIGHLTPRTGFLGPLGEFAVQAAQLAVEEINAAGGIAGRKVELLSEDSVNPQTASAKAERMVQRDRVACLVGEINSASALAISQVAQREKILFINTGANSDALRGSDCKRFMFHVESQNTMMVRACGRALLDRGLIKGRKVYALTADYAFGHDLLKQAKKYFAAHDATLVGEDLIPTELTDFSPFLLKLRQAKPDLVICNLAGAQITNFLKQFSEFGLPFPVAGFGFDTALAWGAGPGNFLGTWPVIWHHQIDSPSAKKFVAAFKAKYKKPPENQGWGDYTAMKIVAQSMNELKSTESIKVVEHLESGAKFDIAKVREGYFRPWDHELMQEMFAITALPADQVKNPYDIFTSTGPLPGPGESLEVLATTRDENACTFPA from the coding sequence ATGACGGACCGGTACGGGGATTCCCTTTCTCGCCGCAGCCTTCTGCGCGCCGGCGGCGCGGCGCTCCTCGCGCCGGCCCTCGCGAGCCCGGCGCTGTCTCAGGGCCAATCCGACGTCATCCGCATCGGCCACCTGACGCCGCGCACCGGCTTCCTGGGACCGCTCGGTGAGTTCGCCGTGCAGGCGGCCCAGCTCGCGGTGGAGGAGATCAACGCCGCCGGCGGCATCGCGGGCCGGAAGGTCGAACTGCTCTCGGAGGACAGCGTCAATCCGCAGACCGCCTCGGCCAAGGCCGAGCGCATGGTCCAGCGTGACCGCGTCGCCTGCCTCGTCGGCGAGATCAACTCCGCTTCGGCGCTGGCGATCAGCCAGGTGGCCCAGCGCGAGAAGATCCTGTTCATCAACACCGGCGCCAACTCGGACGCGCTGCGCGGCTCCGACTGCAAGCGCTTCATGTTCCACGTGGAATCGCAGAACACCATGATGGTGCGCGCCTGCGGCCGCGCGCTCCTCGACCGGGGGCTGATCAAGGGCCGGAAGGTCTACGCGCTCACCGCTGACTACGCCTTCGGCCACGACCTCCTGAAGCAGGCGAAGAAGTACTTCGCGGCCCACGACGCCACCCTCGTCGGCGAGGATCTGATCCCCACCGAACTCACCGACTTCTCGCCGTTCCTGCTGAAGCTCCGTCAGGCCAAACCGGACCTCGTGATCTGCAACCTCGCGGGCGCGCAGATCACCAACTTCCTCAAGCAGTTCAGCGAGTTCGGCCTGCCGTTCCCGGTCGCGGGCTTCGGCTTCGACACCGCGCTCGCCTGGGGCGCCGGGCCCGGAAACTTCCTCGGCACGTGGCCGGTGATCTGGCATCACCAGATCGACTCGCCCTCGGCCAAGAAATTCGTGGCCGCCTTCAAGGCCAAGTACAAGAAGCCGCCGGAGAACCAGGGCTGGGGCGACTACACGGCGATGAAGATCGTCGCCCAGTCGATGAACGAGCTGAAATCGACCGAGTCGATCAAGGTCGTGGAGCATCTCGAATCGGGCGCGAAGTTCGACATCGCCAAGGTCCGCGAGGGCTATTTCCGCCCCTGGGACCACGAGCTGATGCAGGAGATGTTCGCGATCACGGCCCTGCCGGCCGATCAGGTCAAGAACCCCTACGACATCTTCACCTCCACCGGTCCGCTGCCGGGACCGGGCGAGAGCCTGGAAGTGCTCGCCACGACCCGCGACGAGAACGCCTGCACCTTCCCGGCGTGA
- a CDS encoding branched-chain amino acid ABC transporter permease — protein MQLVFILEQVLNGLLIGVQYLLIALGLSLIFSLGGIVNLAHGAFYAIGAYLTVLLTPTIGFGGALVASPLVVGVLGLLIERFLLRRFYRGDPTLGLLLTFGLAMVAEQALRMAFGAAPVPFGIPLWLRGQVFIGDLIYSRYRLSILVVALACVAGLWLLLTRTSFGRVVRAGVQNPDMVAALGISLRPYMTAVVTIAVGLAALAGTMMAPVTGVHPAMGAEILTFAFVVVVIGGLGSFWGVVLAALIVGVVRGLTAYAYPPATEAAVYGLMVLVLLLRPRGLFGEHIARFE, from the coding sequence ATGCAGCTCGTCTTCATCCTGGAGCAGGTGCTCAACGGCCTGCTGATCGGCGTGCAGTACCTGCTGATCGCGCTCGGCCTGTCGCTGATCTTCAGCCTCGGCGGGATCGTGAACCTCGCCCACGGCGCGTTCTACGCCATCGGCGCCTACCTGACCGTGCTGCTGACGCCGACGATCGGCTTCGGCGGCGCCCTGGTCGCGTCGCCGTTGGTCGTCGGCGTGCTCGGCCTGCTGATCGAGCGCTTCCTGCTGCGGCGCTTCTACCGCGGCGACCCGACGCTCGGCCTGCTCCTCACCTTCGGGCTCGCCATGGTGGCCGAGCAGGCCCTGCGGATGGCGTTCGGGGCGGCACCGGTGCCGTTCGGGATCCCGCTGTGGCTGCGCGGGCAGGTCTTCATCGGCGACCTGATCTACTCGCGCTACCGGCTCTCGATCCTCGTCGTGGCGCTCGCCTGCGTCGCCGGCCTGTGGCTGCTCCTGACCCGCACCAGCTTCGGGCGCGTGGTCCGGGCGGGCGTGCAGAACCCCGACATGGTCGCGGCGCTGGGCATCTCGCTCCGTCCGTACATGACCGCGGTCGTGACCATCGCGGTCGGGCTCGCGGCGCTCGCCGGGACCATGATGGCCCCGGTCACCGGCGTCCATCCCGCCATGGGCGCCGAGATCCTGACCTTCGCCTTCGTGGTGGTGGTGATCGGCGGCCTCGGCTCGTTCTGGGGGGTGGTGCTCGCCGCCCTGATCGTCGGCGTGGTCCGGGGCCTCACCGCCTACGCCTACCCGCCGGCCACCGAGGCCGCCGTCTACGGCCTCATGGTGCTGGTCCTGCTGCTGCGCCCGCGCGGCCTGTTCGGCGAGCACATCGCCCGGTTCGAGTGA
- a CDS encoding GntR family transcriptional regulator, with product MNSTLALAELPQLERRTLSDTVYEALSDLLASGRLAPGDRLSLRQSAAALGVSVMPVREAVSRLAADGVLEVAPNRVIRVPVMGAAAFRALVETRIAVEGIAVARAAERRTAGELAVIRRAEAAFRAEAEAVEPDRARAVQLNRDLHFAIYGACGLGPLQEIIARLWLKAGPVINLDLRAHPERLLQGFALRRHAEAVAAVENRDGAAAATAIAADIREAAEFILTRGGLRDVQRED from the coding sequence ATGAATTCCACCCTGGCCCTGGCCGAACTGCCCCAACTCGAGCGTCGGACGCTGTCCGACACCGTCTACGAGGCCCTGTCGGACCTCCTCGCCTCGGGGCGGCTGGCGCCGGGCGACCGGCTGTCCCTGCGCCAGAGCGCGGCGGCCCTCGGCGTCTCGGTGATGCCGGTGCGCGAGGCGGTGAGCCGCCTCGCGGCGGACGGCGTGCTGGAAGTGGCGCCGAATCGGGTGATCCGCGTGCCGGTCATGGGCGCGGCCGCCTTCCGGGCCCTGGTCGAGACCCGCATCGCGGTCGAGGGCATCGCGGTGGCTCGGGCCGCCGAGCGGCGGACGGCCGGCGAGCTCGCTGTGATCCGGCGCGCCGAGGCGGCCTTCCGGGCGGAGGCCGAGGCGGTGGAGCCCGACAGGGCGCGCGCCGTTCAGCTCAACCGCGACCTGCATTTCGCGATCTACGGCGCCTGCGGGCTCGGGCCGCTTCAGGAGATCATCGCCCGGCTCTGGCTGAAGGCGGGTCCGGTGATCAACCTGGATCTGCGCGCCCATCCGGAGCGCCTGCTCCAAGGCTTCGCGCTCCGGCGCCACGCCGAGGCCGTGGCGGCCGTCGAGAATCGGGACGGTGCGGCGGCCGCGACCGCGATCGCGGCCGACATCCGGGAAGCCGCGGAGTTCATCTTGACCCGCGGCGGATTGCGGGACGTTCAGAGAGAGGACTGA
- a CDS encoding SDR family oxidoreductase — protein MDLGIAGLRVLVTAGGAGIGREIVDAFLDEGARVFACDIDTEALAALPDTVGRSRTDVADRAAVAAMMDQAVEFLGGLDVLVNNAGIAGPTGRVEEIAPEEWDRCLTVCLTSQFNCARLAVPHLRQSANASIVNLSSAAGKFGFALRSPYAAAKWGVIGFTKSLAIELGGAGIRVNAILPGLVAGDRQRRVLESKAQQQGTSFADMEARAFSFVSVKEYVTARQLADQILLLCSPRGRTISGQAISIDGDTRMLS, from the coding sequence ATGGATCTGGGGATTGCCGGCTTGCGCGTCCTGGTGACGGCGGGCGGTGCCGGAATCGGTCGTGAGATCGTCGACGCCTTCTTGGACGAAGGCGCGCGCGTCTTCGCCTGCGATATCGACACGGAGGCCCTGGCCGCGCTGCCGGACACAGTCGGGCGCAGCCGCACCGACGTCGCCGACCGCGCCGCGGTCGCCGCGATGATGGACCAGGCGGTCGAGTTCCTCGGCGGCCTCGACGTTCTGGTCAACAATGCCGGGATCGCCGGCCCGACCGGCCGTGTCGAGGAGATCGCCCCCGAGGAGTGGGACCGCTGCCTGACGGTCTGCCTGACCAGCCAGTTCAACTGCGCGCGGCTGGCGGTGCCGCACCTGCGCCAGAGCGCCAATGCCTCGATCGTCAACCTCTCCTCGGCCGCCGGCAAGTTCGGCTTCGCCCTGCGCAGTCCCTACGCCGCCGCCAAGTGGGGCGTGATCGGCTTCACCAAGTCGCTGGCGATCGAGCTCGGCGGCGCGGGGATCCGGGTGAACGCGATCCTGCCGGGTCTGGTCGCCGGGGATCGCCAGCGCCGGGTTCTCGAATCGAAGGCCCAGCAGCAGGGCACGAGCTTCGCCGACATGGAGGCGCGGGCGTTCTCGTTCGTGTCGGTGAAGGAATACGTCACGGCGCGGCAGCTCGCCGACCAGATCCTGCTGCTCTGCTCGCCGCGCGGCCGGACGATCTCGGGTCAGGCCATTTCCATCGACGGTGACACGCGGATGCTGTCCTGA